Proteins encoded within one genomic window of uncultured Draconibacterium sp.:
- the tnpA gene encoding IS200/IS605 family transposase has protein sequence MSNFKKSSHVIYRCTYHIVWTPKYRYRILEGLVKDQLSRDIPMLLEWKDCQLDEINIQADHIHLIVSVPPKLSISKLMGVLKGKTAIKIFKSYPQLKVKPYWGNHFWSRGYCVDTIGLDEEKIKKYVKYQEDQERLEEQQRLNFGPL, from the coding sequence ATGAGTAATTTCAAGAAATCAAGTCATGTCATTTATCGGTGTACGTATCATATCGTTTGGACACCAAAATATCGCTACCGTATTCTTGAAGGTCTAGTCAAAGATCAATTGAGTCGAGACATCCCGATGTTGCTTGAATGGAAAGATTGCCAGTTGGATGAAATAAATATTCAAGCAGATCATATCCATTTGATAGTTAGTGTTCCTCCAAAACTCTCAATATCAAAACTCATGGGAGTTTTGAAAGGAAAGACCGCTATCAAAATATTCAAGAGTTATCCTCAGTTAAAGGTAAAACCCTATTGGGGCAATCACTTTTGGTCACGAGGATACTGTGTGGACACAATTGGCCTTGATGAAGAAAAGATCAAGAAATATGTCAAATATCAAGAAGATCAAGAACGTCTCGAAGAGCAACAACGGCTCAACTTTGGCCCCTTATAG
- a CDS encoding transposase: MSKFIQGQNREQIYLFPVSLNDAVDAENEVRLIDVFVDSLKLDEFGFKSHFIENGRPAYHPADLLKLFIYGYLNQLRSSRKLEKECKRNIEVMWLLKSLQPHHNTISNFRRDNPKAIKKAFRETVKIAKHFNLIGGTLIPGDSTKLLAQNSKKNNFNQKKIDRHLEYIENKLAEYEKALAESDGDKDEINKEIDKQNERKDGYKKLEKQLKESGQAQISTSDPDSRHQITRNNITEVAYSAQTTVDAKNYIPIDYKITNANDKRAMGNMLRRAKTIYSTS, from the coding sequence GTGAGTAAGTTTATACAAGGACAAAACAGAGAACAAATCTACCTTTTCCCAGTTTCACTGAATGATGCTGTTGATGCCGAAAACGAAGTTCGCTTAATCGATGTTTTTGTTGATAGCCTCAAACTGGATGAGTTTGGATTTAAATCCCATTTTATTGAAAATGGGAGACCTGCATATCATCCAGCCGATTTATTGAAACTATTCATTTATGGATACCTGAACCAACTACGTTCATCCCGAAAACTGGAAAAGGAATGCAAGCGAAACATTGAAGTAATGTGGCTGCTAAAAAGCCTCCAGCCCCACCATAATACTATCTCTAATTTCAGACGAGATAATCCTAAAGCCATAAAAAAGGCATTCCGTGAAACCGTTAAAATTGCAAAGCACTTTAATCTGATTGGTGGTACTCTGATTCCTGGGGACAGTACAAAACTTCTTGCGCAGAATAGTAAGAAAAACAACTTTAATCAAAAGAAGATAGACCGTCACCTGGAATACATCGAAAACAAACTGGCTGAATATGAAAAGGCATTGGCTGAGAGCGATGGCGACAAAGACGAGATTAATAAAGAAATAGACAAACAAAACGAGCGCAAAGACGGGTACAAAAAACTGGAGAAGCAGCTAAAAGAATCGGGACAGGCTCAAATATCAACTTCTGACCCCGATAGCCGACATCAAATTACCCGTAATAATATTACCGAGGTAGCTTACTCGGCACAAACTACCGTTGATGCTAAAAACTACATCCCGATTGATTATAAAATAACCAATGCCAACGATAAAAGGGCGATGGGAAACATGTTGCGTAGAGCAAAAACTATTTATTCTACGTCATAA
- a CDS encoding transposase yields the protein MPTIKGRWETCCVEQKLFILRHNNFTALYDKGYHTGRELAIVDELNINTLVAIPPFSGASHAPDLNYDVEHFDYNPETDTYICPQGNTLRTTGYWHVAKNPNGEIAYRFRNYTTPKCKTCEVRPLCTKSAANGKQVRRSEFATNIENNKKRILGSGKLYKRRQAIVEHPFGTIKRQWGFSYIMTKQGIQKASSDFGFTMVAYNLRRLLNIIGSNELKHYLEGIAQLFWLNIALLKSFLSCFLIFKQQLTEETENAILNLKFVK from the coding sequence ATGCCAACGATAAAAGGGCGATGGGAAACATGTTGCGTAGAGCAAAAACTATTTATTCTACGTCATAACAACTTTACTGCACTTTACGACAAAGGTTATCATACGGGCAGAGAACTGGCCATTGTCGATGAACTTAATATAAACACACTCGTTGCAATCCCTCCGTTTTCAGGGGCTTCTCATGCACCTGACCTGAACTACGATGTAGAACATTTTGACTATAACCCTGAAACCGACACCTACATTTGTCCGCAAGGAAATACTCTGAGAACCACTGGCTATTGGCATGTTGCGAAAAATCCCAACGGGGAGATAGCTTATCGGTTCAGAAACTATACTACTCCAAAATGCAAAACCTGCGAAGTACGCCCACTGTGTACAAAATCGGCAGCAAACGGAAAACAGGTCAGGCGAAGTGAGTTTGCAACAAATATTGAAAACAACAAAAAACGAATATTAGGCAGCGGAAAGTTATACAAACGCAGGCAGGCTATTGTTGAACATCCTTTTGGAACAATAAAACGGCAATGGGGATTTAGCTATATTATGACCAAACAAGGGATACAAAAGGCAAGTTCCGACTTTGGTTTTACGATGGTAGCTTACAATTTAAGACGGCTTCTAAATATTATTGGTTCAAATGAACTAAAGCATTACCTGGAAGGCATTGCACAATTATTTTGGCTGAATATTGCCCTATTAAAGTCATTTTTAAGCTGTTTCCTTATCTTTAAGCAACAATTGACTGAAGAAACCGAGAATGCAATTTTGAACCTGAAATTTGTAAAATAG
- a CDS encoding DEAD/DEAH box helicase, with translation MSKAKKDISDDTPNGSFLNKFEITALSPMQEKAGKTIRSKSDVVLLSPTGTGKTLAFLLPLIETLDANCAEIQILILVPSRELAQQIEQVTRKIGSGFKVNAVYGGRAGTLDKLDLKHRPAILIGTPGRVADRLRRDKFPLEYIHTLVLDEFDKSLEIGFEKEMSEIIESLPNVLQRILTSATSDAKIPDFVGLQKPVFIDYLKDGISQLTIKTILSPEKDKLNTLGKALAFIGNHPGIIFCSFKDSLERVSDFLTANNIKHECFHGSMEQIDRERALVKFRNGTIQLLLATDLAARGLDIPEIKFILHYHLPLRNKEFTHRNGRTARMKRDGIAYILHWEQEELPDFIREIAPESLTVEDLPTATLPSPVKWLTLYITGGRRDKISKGDVAGLLLKQGNAHKDQIGVIEVKQDCTYVGVHAEIAKKLIEKTNNSKLKKKKVRISVI, from the coding sequence ATGTCAAAAGCTAAAAAAGATATTTCGGACGATACGCCAAACGGCTCTTTTCTAAATAAATTTGAAATAACAGCACTAAGTCCTATGCAGGAGAAGGCAGGCAAAACCATTCGCTCAAAGTCGGATGTGGTATTGCTTTCGCCTACAGGAACCGGAAAAACGCTGGCTTTTCTATTGCCATTAATAGAAACACTTGATGCGAATTGTGCCGAGATTCAAATCCTGATACTCGTCCCCTCGCGCGAACTGGCCCAGCAAATTGAACAGGTAACCCGGAAAATCGGATCGGGTTTTAAAGTGAATGCCGTATATGGCGGACGTGCCGGCACACTCGATAAGCTCGATTTAAAACATCGCCCGGCAATTCTTATCGGAACACCAGGGCGGGTAGCCGATCGCTTAAGGAGGGATAAATTTCCTTTGGAATATATCCATACCCTTGTGCTCGATGAATTTGACAAATCGTTGGAAATAGGTTTTGAAAAGGAAATGTCGGAGATTATTGAATCGCTCCCCAATGTGCTTCAACGAATCCTGACTTCAGCTACCAGCGACGCCAAAATTCCCGACTTTGTAGGATTACAGAAACCTGTTTTTATCGATTATTTGAAGGACGGGATTTCTCAACTAACGATTAAAACAATCCTTTCGCCCGAAAAGGATAAATTAAATACCCTGGGAAAAGCGCTGGCATTTATTGGCAACCATCCCGGAATTATTTTTTGCAGTTTCAAAGATTCGCTTGAACGGGTAAGCGATTTTTTAACCGCGAACAATATTAAACATGAGTGCTTTCATGGAAGCATGGAACAAATTGATCGGGAGCGGGCACTCGTTAAATTCAGAAATGGAACAATCCAACTGCTTTTGGCCACCGATTTGGCTGCCCGTGGACTCGATATTCCTGAAATAAAGTTTATTCTTCATTATCACCTTCCGCTGCGCAATAAAGAATTTACCCACCGAAACGGACGTACAGCACGTATGAAACGTGATGGCATCGCTTATATTCTGCATTGGGAACAAGAGGAGCTGCCAGACTTTATCCGGGAAATTGCGCCGGAAAGCTTAACAGTTGAAGACCTACCCACAGCTACACTTCCTTCGCCGGTAAAATGGCTTACCTTGTATATTACCGGGGGGAGACGAGATAAAATATCAAAAGGTGACGTGGCTGGTTTATTGCTGAAACAAGGTAATGCCCACAAAGATCAGATAGGTGTAATTGAAGTAAAACAGGATTGTACCTATGTTGGTGTACATGCCGAAATAGCGAAAAAGCTTATCGAAAAAACCAACAACAGCAAGTTGAAGAAAAAGAAAGTGAGAATTAGTGTGATCTGA
- the rlmF gene encoding 23S rRNA (adenine(1618)-N(6))-methyltransferase RlmF — protein sequence MSKEKQQIKARLHPRNKNREPYDIKALIGVNPELVNYIRPNKYGVNSVDFSDPAAVKTLNKSLLNYYYKIDFWEFPDKNLCPPIPGRADYIHYIADLLSESNFGKIPTGDKITCFDIGTGASCIYPIIGVAEYGWKFIGSDIDPKSIESASNIVNNNTLLQNKVECRLQNNPKDIFYGIINREDKIDLSICNPPFHSSAEDAQKGSRRKVKNLSGKDSKKPTLNFAGVSNELICDGGENKFIQKMIKESRKFAKNCFWFSTLVSKQSNLKGIYKSLEKFEAQQIQIVPMGTGNKTTRIVAWSFLTKEEKIKWAKIKWAKTRWR from the coding sequence ATGTCGAAAGAAAAACAACAAATAAAAGCGAGGTTACATCCGCGAAATAAAAACCGGGAACCATACGACATTAAAGCCTTAATAGGCGTTAACCCGGAGCTGGTAAATTATATCAGGCCGAATAAATACGGGGTGAATTCAGTCGATTTTTCAGATCCTGCAGCCGTAAAAACGCTAAATAAATCGTTGCTGAATTATTACTATAAAATTGACTTCTGGGAGTTTCCGGATAAAAATCTCTGTCCACCAATCCCCGGCCGCGCAGATTATATCCATTATATCGCCGATTTGCTAAGTGAAAGTAATTTTGGGAAAATTCCTACCGGAGATAAAATCACCTGTTTTGACATTGGAACAGGCGCCAGTTGTATTTACCCAATTATTGGTGTTGCAGAATATGGCTGGAAATTTATTGGCTCCGACATTGACCCGAAATCGATTGAGTCGGCCAGCAATATAGTTAATAACAATACATTACTTCAAAATAAAGTTGAATGCAGATTGCAGAATAACCCGAAAGATATTTTTTACGGTATAATCAACAGAGAAGATAAAATAGATCTGTCGATATGCAATCCTCCGTTTCATTCATCTGCTGAAGATGCGCAGAAAGGCAGCCGAAGAAAAGTTAAGAATCTGTCGGGTAAAGATTCCAAAAAACCAACACTTAATTTCGCCGGAGTTAGTAATGAACTCATTTGCGATGGTGGCGAAAATAAGTTTATTCAAAAGATGATTAAAGAGAGCAGGAAATTTGCCAAAAACTGTTTTTGGTTTTCAACTTTAGTTTCCAAACAATCGAATTTAAAAGGGATATATAAATCGTTAGAAAAATTTGAAGCCCAACAAATACAAATAGTACCAATGGGAACCGGAAATAAAACGACCCGAATTGTGGCATGGTCATTTCTAACTAAGGAAGAAAAAATCAAGTGGGCAAAAATCAAGTGGGCAAAAACCAGGTGGCGTTAA
- a CDS encoding ester cyclase — translation MKKLNLLLVAVAIIGTLTANAQSKKEIAEAKKQLNEILAGQKLTEDYLQKFDTLDFVVYSNQEWERLHESHAENILVYYPDGSTTVGLEDHIAALEPMFVFAPNTKINVHPIRFGTGQYTAVTGYIEGTFSDPMPAGDGKFIDPTGKSFKLPMVTIGLWKDGVMYEEHLFWDNMAFMQQIGLAN, via the coding sequence ATGAAAAAATTAAATTTACTTTTGGTAGCAGTAGCCATAATAGGAACACTAACTGCAAATGCACAGTCGAAAAAAGAAATCGCTGAAGCAAAAAAACAACTCAATGAAATTTTAGCCGGTCAAAAGCTGACTGAAGATTACCTGCAAAAATTCGATACACTGGATTTCGTGGTTTACAGTAACCAGGAATGGGAAAGATTACACGAAAGTCATGCCGAAAACATTCTTGTTTATTACCCTGACGGAAGCACAACTGTTGGTTTGGAAGACCACATTGCAGCATTAGAACCGATGTTCGTTTTTGCGCCGAACACCAAGATTAACGTTCACCCAATTCGTTTTGGCACCGGACAATACACCGCAGTTACCGGTTATATTGAAGGAACATTTTCAGACCCCATGCCAGCCGGTGACGGGAAATTTATTGATCCAACCGGAAAATCATTCAAATTACCCATGGTTACCATTGGTCTGTGGAAAGACGGAGTAATGTACGAAGAGCACCTTTTCTGGGACAACATGGCATTTATGCAACAAATCGGATTGGCAAACTAA
- a CDS encoding YceI family protein produces the protein MKKLSLLLSIVAVLTLSAFTAGTPSVWTNDAPHSQLFFTVTHLGINDVSGTFDDFTVSVESEQADFSDAAFNLTAKTNSINTRVEARNNHLKSADFFDVEKYPELTFTSTGIKPAGENKYKLTGNLTIHGVTKTVTVDLWYRGQTTNPLSSKLTTSFQINGTIKRSDFEVGGKFPEAIVSDEVRIVANGEFVQPDQQ, from the coding sequence ATGAAAAAATTAAGTTTATTATTATCGATAGTGGCTGTTTTGACTTTATCAGCATTCACAGCCGGAACTCCGTCGGTTTGGACAAACGACGCACCTCACTCGCAACTGTTCTTTACAGTAACGCACTTAGGAATTAACGATGTAAGTGGAACATTCGACGACTTTACAGTTAGTGTAGAATCAGAACAAGCTGATTTTAGCGACGCAGCTTTTAACCTTACCGCTAAAACAAACTCGATTAACACCCGCGTGGAAGCGCGAAATAACCACCTGAAAAGTGCCGACTTTTTTGATGTAGAAAAGTACCCGGAACTGACTTTTACAAGTACAGGTATTAAACCGGCAGGCGAAAACAAGTACAAACTCACTGGCAATCTTACCATCCACGGCGTTACAAAAACGGTTACTGTTGATTTGTGGTACCGCGGACAAACCACCAACCCATTGTCGTCGAAACTTACCACTTCGTTTCAAATTAACGGAACCATTAAACGTTCGGATTTCGAAGTTGGCGGAAAATTTCCGGAAGCGATTGTTAGCGACGAAGTAAGAATTGTTGCAAACGGAGAGTTTGTACAACCAGACCAACAATAA
- a CDS encoding DoxX family protein, translating to MKSILGINQGAATIDVALLVLRVAIGVLMLRHGIPKIKKLLSPEPIHFFKTFGLSKRHSLMAAAFVEVFFLICLILGLGTQLAVLPLLFTMLIAAFHTLKSQPFDTKEIPVLFLLIYITLFLAGSGKFSLDYLLFGIR from the coding sequence TTGAAAAGTATATTAGGAATTAACCAGGGTGCTGCAACTATTGATGTAGCACTTCTGGTTTTACGAGTAGCAATTGGCGTGCTTATGCTCCGCCATGGTATTCCAAAAATAAAAAAGTTACTATCGCCTGAGCCGATACATTTCTTTAAAACATTCGGACTAAGCAAACGGCACTCATTAATGGCTGCAGCATTTGTGGAAGTCTTTTTTTTAATTTGTTTGATACTGGGACTGGGAACACAGCTTGCCGTTCTGCCATTACTGTTTACCATGTTGATCGCTGCATTTCACACACTTAAATCGCAGCCTTTCGACACGAAAGAAATACCCGTTTTGTTTCTGCTAATCTACATTACCTTATTTCTTGCAGGAAGCGGAAAATTCTCACTGGATTACCTGCTTTTTGGAATTCGATAA